From a region of the Candidatus Pantoea bituminis genome:
- the hns gene encoding histone-like nucleoid-structuring protein H-NS, translating into MSEALKILNNIRTLRAQARECTVETLEEMLEKLEVVVNERRDEESQVEAENAERTRKLEQYREMLMADGIDPNELLSALAESKTSGKAKRAARPAKYQYVDENGETKTWTGQGRTPAVIKKALEEQGKQLEDFLL; encoded by the coding sequence ATGAGCGAAGCACTTAAAATTCTTAATAATATCCGCACTCTGCGTGCTCAAGCCAGAGAATGTACAGTTGAAACGCTTGAAGAAATGCTGGAGAAACTGGAAGTTGTGGTGAATGAACGCCGCGACGAAGAATCTCAAGTTGAAGCGGAAAACGCAGAGCGCACGCGTAAGCTGGAACAATACCGTGAAATGCTGATGGCAGATGGTATAGATCCTAATGAGCTGCTCAGCGCATTAGCTGAGTCCAAAACCTCAGGCAAAGCCAAGCGTGCAGCACGTCCTGCAAAATATCAGTACGTTGATGAAAATGGCGAAACTAAAACCTGGACAGGTCAAGGTCGTACTCCAGCAGTTATTAAAAAAGCCCTTGAAGAACAAGGTAAACAGCTAGAAGACTTTTTGCTTTAA
- the tdk gene encoding thymidine kinase has product MAQLYFYYSAMNAGKSTALLQSSYNYQERGMRTLVYTAEIDDRFGVAKVSSRIGLSSPASLYNSETKLNVDIAAEHARQPVHCVLVDESQFLTREQVKALSDVVDDLDIPVLCYGLRTDFRGELFTGSEYLLAWADKLVELKTICHCGRKASMVLRLDSNGKPFSEGEQVVIGGNERYISVCRKHYKQAIDQGSLQAIHGTRSVET; this is encoded by the coding sequence ATGGCTCAACTCTATTTTTATTATTCCGCTATGAATGCCGGAAAGTCGACTGCGCTATTACAGTCATCTTACAATTATCAGGAACGTGGTATGCGGACGTTAGTTTATACCGCGGAGATAGACGACCGTTTTGGTGTGGCTAAAGTCAGCTCCAGAATTGGTCTTTCATCACCTGCTTCGCTTTATAATTCAGAGACTAAGCTTAACGTTGATATTGCCGCAGAACATGCGCGTCAGCCCGTGCACTGCGTTCTGGTTGATGAGAGCCAGTTCTTAACGCGCGAACAGGTTAAAGCGTTATCAGACGTCGTTGACGACCTTGATATCCCGGTGCTTTGTTATGGGTTACGCACTGATTTTCGCGGTGAGCTTTTTACGGGCAGTGAATATTTACTCGCCTGGGCTGACAAGCTAGTAGAACTGAAAACGATCTGCCATTGCGGGCGTAAAGCCAGCATGGTGCTGCGGTTAGACAGCAACGGCAAGCCTTTTAGTGAAGGAGAGCAGGTAGTGATAGGCGGTAACGAGCGCTACATTTCTGTATGCCGTAAACATTATAAGCAGGCAATTGACCAAGGCTCGCTCCAGGCGATACATGGAACACGATCTGTTGAAACGTGA